The following coding sequences are from one Lolium rigidum isolate FL_2022 chromosome 6, APGP_CSIRO_Lrig_0.1, whole genome shotgun sequence window:
- the LOC124659924 gene encoding zinc finger protein ZAT5-like yields MTLTREEAQESKEMETLRVHADALLSLSSPAASSSPDTSKTPPSSTSTPAARRALAAEGVFECKTCSKRFSSFQALGGHRTSHTRLQARMLLQQEPSAEHGAADRDRNRVHECAVCGLEFSMGQALGGHMRRHRGDTASAAAAPGSDNRLPDLNYPPVEDCGGGDGQEPSSAHRGPDHPLLDLLV; encoded by the coding sequence ATGACGCTTACGAGAGAGGAGGCGCAGGAGAGCAAGGAGATGGAGACCCTGCGGGTGCACGCCGACGCGCTGCTCTCCCTCTCCTCGCCCGCCGCCTCGTCCTCGCCGGACACCAGCAAGACGCCGCCGtcatcgacctcgacgccggcggcCAGGAGGGCGCTGGCGGCGGAGGGCGTGTTCGAGTGCAAGACGTGCAGCAAGCGCTTCTCCTCCTTCCAGGCGCTGGGGGGGCACCGCACCAGCCACACGCGGCTGCAGGCGCGGATGCTGCTACAACAAGAGCCCTCCGCAGAACACGGCGCCGCCGACAGGGACAGGAACCGGGTGCACGAGTGCGCCGTCTGCGGCCTCGAGTTCTCCATGGGCCAGGCGCTGGGCGGCCACATGCGCCGCCACAGGGGCGACACCGCATCAGCCGCCGCAGCGCCCGGCTCCGACAATCGGCTGCCCGACCTCAACTACCCGCCCGTGGAGgactgcggcggcggcgacgggcagGAACCCTCCTCGGCCCATCGCGGCCCCGACCATCCGCTGCTCGACCTGCTTGTATAG